The Corynebacterium camporealensis genome contains a region encoding:
- the purH gene encoding bifunctional phosphoribosylaminoimidazolecarboxamide formyltransferase/IMP cyclohydrolase: MSDDRKQIKRALISVYDKTGLEDLARALDSAGVEIVSTGSTAAKIADLGINVTPVEKLTGFPECLEGRVKTLHPRVHAGILADTRKEDHLNQLQDLEVEPFQLVVVNLYPFRETVASGADFDGCVEQIDIGGPSMVRAAAKNHPSVAIVVDPQRYDDVAKAAAEGGFTLQQRRELARDAFLHTADYDAAVSQWFVDQLGGEDSATSALRYGENSHQSATVTRLGTTGLANAEQLNGKEMSYNNYQDADAAWRAAWDHERPCVAIIKHANPCGIAVSDESIAAAHKAAHACDPVSAFGGVIAVNREVTVEMAEQVKEIFTEVIVAPSYEEGAVEVLKAKKNLRVLRAEHEAPQSEQKFISGGVLTQEPDTYQAEGDKPENWTLAAGEQLSDADLAELEFAWRSVRSVKSNAIILTKDNAAVGVGMGQVNRVDSARLAVERANSLAEDGAERARGSFAASDAFFPFADGLQTLIDAGVKAVVQPGGSIRDEEVIAAANEAGVTMYLTGTRHFAH, encoded by the coding sequence ATGAGCGATGATCGCAAGCAAATCAAGCGCGCTCTGATTAGCGTTTATGACAAGACCGGGCTCGAAGATCTGGCCCGTGCTCTCGACTCCGCAGGTGTTGAGATTGTCTCGACCGGTTCCACCGCCGCCAAGATCGCGGACCTGGGCATCAACGTCACCCCAGTAGAAAAGCTCACCGGTTTCCCGGAGTGCCTGGAAGGCCGCGTCAAGACCCTGCACCCACGCGTGCACGCTGGCATTCTTGCCGATACCCGCAAAGAAGACCACCTCAACCAGCTGCAAGACCTGGAGGTCGAGCCTTTCCAGCTGGTCGTGGTGAACCTGTACCCCTTCCGCGAGACCGTGGCATCTGGTGCCGACTTCGATGGTTGCGTCGAGCAGATCGATATCGGAGGCCCGTCCATGGTGCGCGCGGCCGCCAAGAATCATCCTTCCGTGGCCATCGTGGTCGACCCGCAGCGCTACGACGACGTCGCCAAGGCTGCCGCAGAGGGTGGCTTTACCCTGCAGCAGCGTCGCGAACTAGCTCGCGATGCCTTCCTGCACACCGCTGACTACGATGCCGCTGTCTCCCAGTGGTTCGTCGATCAGCTCGGCGGCGAAGATTCTGCGACCTCCGCACTGCGCTACGGCGAGAACTCGCATCAGTCCGCCACCGTCACCCGCCTGGGTACTACCGGCCTGGCCAACGCAGAACAGCTCAACGGCAAGGAAATGTCGTATAACAACTACCAGGATGCCGACGCCGCCTGGCGCGCAGCCTGGGACCACGAGCGCCCGTGTGTCGCGATCATCAAGCACGCCAACCCCTGTGGCATCGCCGTGTCCGATGAGTCCATCGCCGCAGCGCATAAGGCCGCTCATGCCTGCGACCCGGTTTCCGCATTCGGTGGCGTTATCGCCGTGAACCGCGAAGTGACCGTCGAGATGGCCGAGCAGGTCAAAGAAATCTTCACCGAAGTCATCGTCGCCCCGTCCTACGAAGAAGGCGCGGTCGAGGTACTCAAGGCCAAGAAGAACCTGCGCGTCTTGCGCGCCGAGCACGAAGCCCCGCAGAGCGAGCAGAAGTTCATCTCCGGCGGCGTGCTCACCCAGGAGCCGGACACCTACCAGGCAGAAGGCGACAAGCCAGAAAACTGGACCCTGGCTGCAGGCGAGCAGCTTTCCGATGCCGACCTCGCCGAACTCGAATTCGCCTGGCGCTCCGTGCGTTCGGTCAAATCCAACGCCATTATCCTCACCAAGGACAATGCCGCTGTTGGCGTGGGCATGGGCCAGGTCAACCGCGTGGATTCTGCCCGCCTGGCAGTCGAGCGCGCTAATTCCCTAGCCGAGGACGGCGCCGAGCGCGCCCGCGGTTCCTTCGCGGCGTCGGACGCCTTTTTCCCGTTTGCTGATGGCCTGCAAACGCTTATCGATGCCGGCGTCAAAGCCGTCGTCCAGCCCGGCGGCTCCATCCGCGACGAGGAAGTCATCGCCGCAGCCAACGAAGCCGGTGTGACGATGTACCTGACCGGTACCCGCCACTTCGCGCACTAA
- a CDS encoding HNH endonuclease signature motif containing protein has protein sequence MNKLDALAEAYTAPMETLSEVAALTNAHLQNLGFPRKFSRELLTLSDIYFGETPYTQLQAKSRNTPHDLSTLLEMEKKASRIKKHVDRYKFRIACADVPASKIGQVAKEFMDPPKPPEDGTALTRSKTDKWTYRLTGDSELIAQLRDMFPTIESVREFLRSGKVQGTGVTTHVVINLDELDKIVDGQGDDIVLQMTNGAKITGAQLVQQMFTDHGYATLIHPVEGPVNLYRTQRTASFKQRTMAKAENPVCPWIHCLKGADECQVHHIVAWKYGGETNPSNLTTACDHHNGRNDDGNERRNGKLLRIRGKVEWVPPWAY, from the coding sequence ATGAACAAATTAGATGCACTAGCCGAAGCGTATACCGCGCCTATGGAGACTCTCTCCGAGGTCGCGGCGCTGACTAATGCGCATCTACAGAATCTGGGGTTCCCGCGGAAGTTCTCCCGCGAGCTGCTCACGCTGTCCGATATTTACTTCGGCGAAACCCCCTACACCCAGCTCCAGGCCAAGTCCCGCAATACCCCGCATGACCTCTCCACCTTGCTGGAGATGGAGAAGAAAGCCAGCCGGATAAAGAAGCACGTGGATCGCTACAAGTTCCGCATCGCGTGTGCTGACGTACCAGCTAGCAAGATTGGGCAGGTGGCCAAGGAATTCATGGACCCACCGAAGCCCCCTGAGGACGGAACCGCTTTGACGCGTTCCAAGACGGACAAGTGGACCTACCGCCTCACTGGCGACTCTGAGCTGATTGCCCAGCTTCGCGATATGTTCCCCACCATCGAGTCCGTGAGAGAATTCCTCCGCAGCGGGAAAGTGCAAGGAACTGGTGTGACCACCCATGTGGTCATCAACTTGGATGAGCTAGACAAGATTGTGGACGGCCAAGGCGATGACATTGTCCTCCAGATGACCAATGGCGCCAAGATCACCGGTGCTCAGCTCGTGCAGCAGATGTTCACCGACCACGGTTACGCCACCTTGATTCACCCCGTCGAGGGCCCGGTCAACTTGTATCGCACTCAAAGAACGGCAAGTTTCAAACAAAGAACCATGGCTAAGGCGGAAAACCCGGTCTGTCCGTGGATACATTGCCTCAAAGGTGCCGATGAATGCCAAGTTCACCACATAGTGGCCTGGAAATACGGCGGCGAGACCAACCCATCGAATCTGACCACAGCGTGTGACCATCACAACGGAAGAAACGATGATGGAAACGAACGAAGAAACGGCAAACTGCTAAGAATCAGAGGCAAAGTCGAATGGGTCCCACCCTGGGCCTATTGA
- a CDS encoding cell division protein PerM, translating to MNKNTSPQSRPSVRARSSARGRGPQSKSAARVASRVEASAEARRSKGPGNSRLRRMLWLVGIPHLVFVLSIVAVALAALLLTSAPLGWLPAVVAESWMVFNLAPVSAGGIDISLVPLVPALLLGWVIAFRIRKALAHKVSINDLLVLLACTLGIPLVLTGIAWLMIWDAGKVYDVAPPSFLATLPRMLVLHLLALAIGMGPRLWKALARRYNVTPVLVDAVRTATHFLLTLAAGAGILLLVLLVVGWSRQGELLSAYPNLDGWGLTALIVISLLYLPNALIDAAGVLVGSELQISDASVSLFDTHLIPLPPVPLFGLIPAETRDWTIALMLIAAIAAAVVSWKRRPGFTHVGAAIVATAVLALIGAYLAGGVLGFYDYIGLHVWLAAGLAALWFGAIALAFAAAFAIQTWRASRSDVREEGADRGDDSEREEVEEPAEAQETEEQDDTEEPAEDDIVDAEVVEEDEEELGTAVPYSEYLKEFSEDSQKDQDSD from the coding sequence ATGAACAAAAACACCAGCCCTCAGTCGCGGCCCTCGGTCCGCGCGCGCAGCTCTGCGCGCGGGCGGGGTCCGCAAAGCAAGTCCGCAGCTCGCGTGGCCTCTCGCGTGGAGGCCAGTGCCGAGGCCCGTCGCAGTAAAGGCCCCGGCAACAGCAGGTTGCGTCGCATGCTGTGGCTGGTGGGCATCCCGCACCTGGTGTTTGTCTTAAGCATCGTCGCCGTTGCCTTAGCCGCGCTTTTGCTCACCAGCGCCCCACTGGGCTGGCTACCCGCCGTGGTCGCCGAAAGCTGGATGGTGTTCAATCTCGCGCCGGTTTCTGCCGGCGGCATCGACATCTCCTTAGTCCCACTCGTCCCCGCACTCCTGCTGGGTTGGGTCATCGCCTTCCGCATCCGCAAAGCACTCGCGCACAAGGTCTCCATTAATGATCTTCTCGTGCTTCTAGCCTGCACACTTGGCATCCCGCTGGTGCTCACCGGCATTGCGTGGCTGATGATTTGGGACGCCGGCAAGGTCTACGACGTTGCCCCGCCATCCTTCCTGGCCACGCTGCCACGCATGCTTGTGCTGCACTTGCTTGCCCTGGCCATCGGCATGGGCCCGCGCCTGTGGAAGGCACTGGCTCGTCGCTATAACGTCACGCCCGTGCTTGTCGATGCCGTCCGCACCGCCACCCACTTCCTCCTCACCTTGGCAGCAGGCGCCGGCATCCTCCTGTTGGTGCTGCTGGTCGTCGGTTGGTCCCGCCAGGGCGAGCTGCTGTCCGCCTACCCGAACCTCGACGGCTGGGGTTTGACCGCACTGATTGTTATCAGCCTTCTCTACCTGCCTAACGCACTTATCGATGCCGCCGGCGTCCTCGTCGGCTCCGAACTGCAAATCTCCGACGCCTCGGTCAGCCTCTTCGACACCCACCTCATCCCGCTGCCGCCAGTCCCACTCTTTGGCCTCATCCCCGCTGAGACCCGTGACTGGACAATCGCGCTGATGCTGATAGCAGCTATTGCTGCAGCCGTCGTCTCCTGGAAGCGTCGCCCAGGCTTTACCCACGTCGGTGCTGCCATCGTCGCCACTGCCGTCCTGGCGCTGATTGGCGCCTACCTCGCAGGCGGCGTGCTCGGCTTCTACGACTACATTGGCCTGCACGTCTGGCTCGCCGCAGGTCTGGCCGCCCTCTGGTTCGGTGCCATCGCGCTTGCCTTCGCCGCAGCCTTTGCCATCCAAACCTGGCGTGCATCGCGCAGCGATGTACGGGAGGAAGGCGCGGATCGGGGAGACGATTCGGAACGGGAAGAAGTCGAGGAGCCGGCAGAAGCTCAAGAAACTGAGGAACAGGACGACACCGAGGAACCGGCGGAAGATGACATCGTCGACGCTGAAGTTGTCGAGGAAGACGAGGAGGAACTCGGTACCGCTGTGCCTTATAGCGAGTACTTAAAGGAATTTTCCGAAGATTCCCAGAAAGACCAGGATTCGGACTAG
- the pcrA gene encoding DNA helicase PcrA, with protein MNNESPFSPASRPSDTRGASDPLLEGLNPQQYDAVVHSGSPLLIVAGAGSGKTAVLTRRIAFLMRQRGVAPWEILAITFTNKAAAEMKERVGQLVGPVAERMWVATFHSICVRILRQNAQLVPGLNTNFTIYDSDDARRLLTMIAKDMQLDLKKFSARVLANQISNYKNELQGPEHVLDDAARTKNPFDTTVGQVFAEYQRRLRAANAVDFDDLIGEVVRIFAQHPQVVDFYRRRFKHVLIDEYQDTNHAQYRLVAELVGSGEQGPELCVVGDSDQSIYAFRGATIRNIQEFEKDYPQARTILLEQNYRSTQNILEAANAVIAQNENRREKNLWTAHGSGEKIVGYVADNEHDEARFIASEIDSLADQGVSYSDMAIMYRTNNASRALEDIFVRSGIPYKVVGGTRFYERREIRDMVAYLRIIDNPDDTVSLRRIINVPKRAIGDKAQSQIALHAENYGISFGKALIDAAAGKVAGLGTRAVNAVTKFNDMMDGVRAQLPELRNEVTGQPDLGELLNALLDATGYRAELENSNDPQDGARLDNLNELVSVAREFSSEAANQLAMDGSDAIELDEGQAVPGSLQAFLEKVSLVADADQLPDNETGVVTLLTLHTAKGLEFPVVFLTGWEDGQFPHMRSLGDPKELSEERRLAYVGITRAQRRLYISRAILRSSWGNPLTNPASRFLAEIPEDLIDWRREEPQSSLSAWDSNDDYQYGRSSWRSKKPSRATSSPSQRSSSTSNNKQLNLVVGDRVNHAKYGLGTVIDAAGSGPRATVTVDFGTSGKVRLMLIGGLPMEKL; from the coding sequence ATGAATAATGAATCTCCCTTTAGCCCAGCTTCTCGTCCCTCCGATACCCGTGGTGCCTCCGATCCGTTACTCGAAGGTTTAAATCCGCAGCAGTATGACGCGGTGGTGCATTCTGGTAGCCCGCTACTCATCGTGGCAGGTGCCGGCTCCGGCAAGACTGCCGTGCTCACCCGTCGCATTGCCTTTTTGATGCGCCAGCGCGGGGTGGCTCCGTGGGAGATTTTGGCCATTACCTTTACCAACAAGGCCGCAGCGGAGATGAAAGAGCGCGTCGGCCAGCTGGTCGGTCCGGTTGCTGAGCGCATGTGGGTGGCAACGTTCCACTCCATTTGTGTGCGTATCCTGCGCCAGAACGCCCAGCTGGTGCCGGGGTTGAATACCAACTTCACCATTTATGACAGCGATGACGCGCGCCGTCTGCTGACCATGATTGCCAAGGACATGCAGTTGGATCTCAAGAAGTTCTCCGCGCGCGTGCTGGCTAACCAGATTTCCAACTACAAAAATGAGTTGCAGGGCCCGGAGCATGTGCTTGACGATGCCGCACGGACCAAGAATCCTTTCGATACCACCGTCGGCCAGGTCTTTGCCGAGTACCAGCGCCGCCTGCGCGCGGCCAATGCCGTGGACTTCGACGATCTCATCGGTGAGGTCGTGCGTATTTTTGCTCAGCACCCGCAGGTCGTGGACTTCTACCGTCGCCGTTTCAAGCACGTGCTTATCGATGAGTACCAGGACACCAACCACGCCCAGTACCGCCTGGTTGCTGAGCTGGTTGGCAGCGGCGAGCAGGGGCCCGAGCTCTGCGTGGTGGGCGATTCTGATCAGTCCATCTACGCCTTCCGCGGTGCGACGATTCGCAACATCCAGGAATTCGAAAAAGACTACCCGCAAGCCCGCACCATCTTGCTGGAGCAGAACTATCGCTCCACTCAGAACATTTTGGAAGCGGCCAACGCAGTCATCGCGCAGAACGAAAACCGCCGGGAGAAGAACCTGTGGACCGCGCACGGGTCAGGGGAGAAGATTGTCGGCTACGTTGCCGATAACGAGCACGATGAGGCCCGCTTCATTGCTTCGGAGATCGACTCTTTAGCTGACCAAGGCGTGTCCTATTCAGATATGGCGATTATGTATCGCACCAACAACGCCTCCCGTGCGCTGGAGGACATCTTTGTTCGCTCCGGTATTCCGTACAAGGTCGTTGGTGGCACGCGCTTTTATGAGCGCCGCGAAATCCGCGACATGGTGGCCTACCTGCGCATTATCGACAACCCGGATGACACGGTGAGCCTGCGTCGCATCATCAACGTGCCCAAGCGCGCCATCGGCGACAAGGCACAAAGCCAGATTGCCCTGCACGCAGAAAACTATGGGATTAGCTTTGGCAAAGCGCTTATCGATGCCGCCGCCGGTAAAGTCGCAGGACTCGGCACCCGCGCTGTCAATGCGGTGACCAAGTTCAATGACATGATGGACGGCGTGCGCGCCCAGCTGCCCGAGCTGCGCAACGAGGTTACCGGTCAGCCGGACCTCGGTGAGCTGCTCAACGCTCTTTTGGATGCCACCGGCTACCGCGCCGAGCTAGAAAACTCCAACGACCCCCAAGACGGCGCCCGACTGGACAACCTCAACGAGTTGGTTTCCGTGGCCCGCGAGTTTTCCTCTGAAGCTGCCAATCAACTGGCGATGGATGGCTCCGATGCCATCGAGCTCGACGAGGGCCAGGCCGTACCGGGCTCGCTGCAGGCGTTTCTGGAGAAGGTCTCCTTGGTCGCTGATGCCGACCAGCTGCCGGACAACGAAACTGGTGTGGTGACCTTGTTGACCCTGCACACCGCGAAGGGCCTGGAATTCCCAGTAGTCTTTTTGACCGGTTGGGAAGACGGCCAGTTCCCGCACATGCGCTCTTTGGGCGACCCAAAGGAGCTGAGTGAGGAACGCCGTCTGGCGTATGTGGGCATTACGCGTGCCCAGCGTCGTTTGTATATCTCGCGCGCGATTTTGCGCTCCTCCTGGGGCAATCCGCTCACGAATCCGGCCAGTCGCTTCCTCGCCGAGATCCCAGAAGATCTCATCGACTGGCGCCGTGAAGAGCCCCAAAGCAGCCTGTCGGCCTGGGATTCCAACGACGATTATCAATATGGTCGGTCCAGCTGGCGGTCGAAGAAGCCTTCTCGCGCTACGTCTTCCCCTTCGCAGCGCTCATCTTCAACATCCAACAACAAGCAGCTGAACCTGGTGGTGGGGGACCGGGTCAACCATGCCAAGTACGGGCTTGGCACGGTGATCGATGCCGCTGGCTCCGGTCCCCGCGCAACCGTCACGGTGGACTTTGGCACCTCCGGAAAGGTGCGGCTTATGCTCATCGGCGGGCTGCCGATGGAAAAGCTCTAA
- the rpsN gene encoding 30S ribosomal protein S14, whose translation MAKKSKIAKNEQRKEIVARYAERRAELKAIIKNPNTSDEDRLDAQFELNRQPRDASPSRVRNRDAADGRPRGYLRKFGLSRVRMRGMAHRGELPGVRKSSW comes from the coding sequence ATGGCTAAGAAGTCAAAGATCGCCAAGAACGAGCAGCGCAAGGAAATCGTCGCCCGCTACGCGGAGCGTCGCGCTGAGCTCAAGGCAATCATCAAGAACCCGAACACCTCTGACGAGGACCGCTTGGATGCACAGTTCGAACTGAACCGTCAGCCTCGCGATGCCTCCCCGTCCCGCGTTCGCAACCGCGACGCTGCTGACGGCCGTCCGCGCGGTTACCTCCGCAAGTTCGGTCTGTCCCGTGTCCGTATGCGCGGCATGGCTCACCGCGGTGAGCTGCCCGGCGTTCGTAAGTCCAGCTGGTAA
- a CDS encoding M23 family metallopeptidase — translation MLTKTQRSAGRHRKAAAPSQTAKGRIALVTVAAGAVSSAGVGGAAAANLQAPGEEAQSVDVELANNSDAIAEEATLEAAAPQILAVAENKPTIDLTAQLDKAIQASEARAAADKAARAPSVVRPAEGAFTSGFGPRWGSFHAGIDIANSNGTPILSVLDGTVIDSGPASGYGNWIRIKHEDGSVAVYGHMESLDVAVGDHVTAGQKIAGMGNLGFSTGTHLHFEIHPDGENAVDPIGWFAERGITIS, via the coding sequence ATGCTCACTAAGACTCAGCGTAGCGCGGGGCGCCATCGCAAAGCTGCAGCACCTTCGCAGACCGCAAAGGGCCGCATCGCTCTGGTGACCGTTGCCGCAGGCGCCGTTTCTTCTGCAGGTGTCGGTGGCGCCGCTGCCGCTAATCTGCAGGCTCCGGGCGAAGAAGCCCAGTCCGTCGACGTCGAGCTGGCCAATAACTCTGACGCCATCGCCGAAGAAGCAACTCTGGAGGCTGCTGCCCCGCAGATCCTCGCCGTTGCTGAGAACAAGCCGACCATCGACCTGACCGCTCAGCTCGATAAGGCCATCCAGGCTTCTGAGGCTCGCGCCGCTGCCGACAAGGCCGCTCGCGCTCCTTCCGTGGTTCGCCCGGCTGAGGGTGCATTCACCTCTGGCTTCGGTCCGCGTTGGGGCTCTTTCCACGCTGGCATCGACATTGCTAACTCCAACGGCACCCCGATCCTGTCCGTTCTGGACGGCACCGTTATCGATTCCGGTCCGGCTTCCGGCTACGGCAACTGGATCCGCATTAAGCACGAAGATGGCTCCGTTGCTGTCTACGGCCACATGGAGTCCCTCGACGTTGCAGTCGGCGACCACGTGACCGCTGGCCAGAAGATCGCTGGCATGGGCAACCTCGGTTTCTCCACCGGTACCCACCTGCACTTCGAAATCCACCCAGACGGCGAGAACGCCGTTGACCCAATCGGTTGGTTCGCAGAGCGCGGCATCACCATCTCTTAA
- the rpsR gene encoding 30S ribosomal protein S18 codes for MANKRNQKKFRMEQSRRPKKNPLKAEGIEKVDYKDTKTLRLFISDRHKIRSRRVTGLTPQQQRQVATAVKNAREMALLPFTTR; via the coding sequence ATGGCTAACAAGCGTAACCAGAAGAAGTTCCGTATGGAGCAGAGCCGTCGCCCGAAGAAGAACCCTTTGAAGGCTGAGGGCATCGAGAAGGTGGACTACAAGGACACCAAGACTCTGCGTCTGTTCATCTCGGATCGTCACAAGATCCGTTCCCGTCGCGTCACCGGTCTGACCCCGCAGCAGCAGCGTCAGGTTGCTACTGCAGTCAAGAACGCACGCGAAATGGCTCTCCTGCCGTTCACCACCCGCTAA
- the purN gene encoding phosphoribosylglycinamide formyltransferase, protein MTSTNSSLRVVVLVSGTGSLLQAILEGQDSSYQVTKVVADVDCPGIDKAQAAGIDTEVVALGEDRSEWNKRLVDAVDSGQPDVVVSAGFMKILGEDFLARFEGRTINTHPALLPSFKGAHGVRDALAYGVKVTGSTVHFVDAGVDTGRIIAQQPVAVLDDDTEATLHERIKVVERELIVQVLRATKRSGTTVEI, encoded by the coding sequence GTGACTTCAACTAATTCTTCATTGCGTGTCGTGGTGCTGGTATCTGGTACGGGATCGCTGTTGCAGGCGATTCTGGAAGGACAGGATTCGAGCTACCAGGTCACCAAGGTAGTAGCGGACGTCGACTGTCCGGGTATTGACAAGGCACAGGCAGCAGGCATCGACACGGAAGTCGTTGCTCTTGGTGAGGATCGTTCGGAATGGAATAAGCGTCTGGTTGACGCCGTGGATAGCGGCCAACCAGACGTTGTCGTTTCTGCAGGCTTTATGAAGATTTTGGGCGAGGATTTCCTGGCTCGCTTCGAAGGCCGCACCATCAACACCCATCCGGCGTTGCTGCCCTCCTTCAAAGGTGCCCACGGCGTGCGCGATGCCCTTGCATACGGGGTCAAGGTCACAGGTTCTACCGTTCACTTCGTTGACGCCGGGGTGGATACCGGCCGCATCATCGCCCAACAGCCTGTTGCAGTGCTTGACGATGACACCGAAGCCACCCTGCACGAGCGCATCAAAGTCGTCGAACGCGAACTAATCGTCCAGGTACTGCGCGCCACCAAGCGCAGCGGCACCACTGTAGAAATTTAG
- a CDS encoding M23 family metallopeptidase: protein MKRIHRAYRAAVVSTVACAIATTTAVASAATPAASVDVSDNSSEPTVTTHDSGSLVDAALGLLQSTASVLNGEAVPEFNRDGGSLNIVLDPQSVPGLAEAFAPEGDHSGLSPKKGQDANGNTVVFPTSGRLTSGYGARWGTQHNGIDIANPIGTPIYSVMDGTVISSGPAQGYGNWIRVRHDDGSVAIYGHMQAQSLFVSVGERVTAGQQIASIGSEGRSTGPHLHFEIHPDGVTPTNPINWFAERGITV from the coding sequence ATGAAGCGCATTCACCGCGCCTATAGGGCGGCTGTAGTCAGCACCGTAGCTTGCGCCATTGCTACCACCACGGCCGTTGCCTCGGCTGCTACCCCAGCTGCCAGTGTTGATGTCTCCGACAATTCTTCAGAACCGACTGTCACCACCCACGACAGCGGCAGCCTCGTGGATGCTGCACTGGGTCTTTTGCAGTCCACCGCCAGCGTTCTCAACGGCGAGGCTGTCCCGGAATTCAACCGAGATGGCGGCAGCCTGAATATCGTGCTCGACCCGCAGTCCGTACCAGGTCTGGCTGAGGCTTTCGCCCCGGAGGGCGACCACTCGGGTCTGAGCCCGAAGAAGGGCCAGGACGCTAACGGCAATACCGTGGTCTTCCCGACCTCGGGTCGCCTGACTTCTGGCTACGGTGCTCGTTGGGGCACTCAGCACAACGGTATCGACATTGCGAACCCGATTGGCACCCCAATTTACTCCGTCATGGACGGCACCGTGATTAGCTCCGGCCCGGCACAGGGCTACGGCAACTGGATTCGCGTGCGCCACGATGACGGCTCTGTGGCCATCTACGGCCACATGCAGGCGCAGTCGCTGTTCGTCAGCGTTGGTGAGCGCGTGACGGCAGGTCAGCAGATTGCCTCCATCGGCAGCGAGGGCCGCTCGACGGGCCCGCACCTGCACTTCGAAATTCACCCCGACGGTGTCACCCCAACGAACCCGATTAACTGGTTCGCCGAGCGCGGTATCACCGTTTAG
- a CDS encoding TetR/AcrR family transcriptional regulator, with the protein MAGTVGRPRKNSPRRRGSTAREEILDASAELFTTQGFATTSTHQIADAVGIRQASLYYHFPSKTEIFLTLLNATIEPSLELAEELAETEADPGLRLWALVAAESRLLLTSGWNVGRLYQLPVANSPEFSDYHVSREKLQAHFRETAAALVGEDDPRIELPFHIALSVIEMRPNDGTPPFDASQRVPETAAMLADAALAVLGISAPANAEEETLELLKHRNDSIAAATATKKKK; encoded by the coding sequence ATGGCTGGAACGGTAGGTAGGCCGCGTAAGAATAGTCCGCGTCGTCGCGGTAGCACCGCTCGCGAGGAAATCCTCGACGCATCGGCGGAGCTGTTTACTACGCAAGGTTTTGCCACAACGTCGACGCACCAGATCGCGGATGCTGTGGGCATTCGCCAGGCGTCGTTGTATTACCATTTTCCGTCCAAGACGGAGATCTTCTTAACGCTGCTCAATGCAACGATTGAGCCTTCGCTGGAGCTGGCGGAAGAGCTCGCAGAAACTGAAGCAGATCCGGGCTTGCGCTTGTGGGCGCTGGTGGCTGCGGAGTCGCGTTTGCTGCTGACGAGTGGTTGGAACGTCGGCAGGCTGTATCAGCTGCCGGTGGCGAATTCGCCGGAGTTTTCTGATTATCACGTCTCGCGTGAGAAGTTGCAGGCGCACTTCCGTGAGACGGCAGCAGCACTCGTGGGCGAGGATGACCCGCGCATCGAGCTGCCCTTCCACATTGCACTCTCGGTCATCGAGATGCGTCCTAATGACGGCACTCCCCCATTCGATGCCTCCCAGCGCGTGCCGGAGACTGCCGCAATGCTTGCCGATGCCGCCCTGGCCGTCCTGGGCATCTCCGCCCCCGCCAATGCGGAGGAGGAGACCCTCGAGCTACTCAAGCATCGCAACGACTCCATCGCGGCCGCAACCGCGACGAAGAAGAAGAAATAA